The window CGCTGTGGATCTGCTCGATCCGCACCACGTCCTTGACCTCGGCTCCGGCCACACCGGCCGCAGCCGGAACGGGCGGCAGGTCAGCGGTGAGCGGGGCCAGTTCACTCAGGGTTCGCGCCGACAGGGCAACTTCCAGGCGCTCGTCCAGCTCGTCCGCGTCGAGCAGGCCGTCCCCCGCCGCGATACGCAGCACATCCACCACCCGGTCCCGGTCGGCGTGCGAGGCTCGCAGCTCGGGGGCCGAGCCGGGGCCGGAGCGCTTCCCGGTGGGCGACATCTCTCCCGACATGCTTCCGTCCCGGTCCTCTCGAACGTCTCCGTGCCACACAGGCAGCGGCGCGAGTAGAAGACTAACGTCATATCGCGACATGGATTCCGGCCAGGCTCCCTCGCAGAAGTGATGAGCGGGGGCGAGCATCGGCGTACTGCATCCATCATGCCGAGGCCAGGTCGCGACAACAACCGCGCTCCCGGGGCCGGTTCGCGTCCTTCCCGGAGACTCCTCAGCGCGGTCGGGACACACCTGACGGTCGCACCGTCAGGGCCTGGTCGGCGGAGCCACGACCAACTCGGAGTCCGGGTCGTGGTCGATCCGCGGAGGGCCGGCGACGATCATGTCGGCTCGGGCCCACGGCTGTTCTCGCAGCATGAACGGCAGTTCCTCCAGCAGCCAGTTCGCCACGTGCTCCCGCTGCTCGGGGCGGTCACCGTCGCGTACCGTCAACAAGCGCTCCTGCTCGGCAAGGTCACCCTGCATCCACACCGAGGCGTCCCACCACGGGGCCAGTTCTTCACGGATGACGCCGGTGCCCTCGATCCAGACGATGTCGGCGCCGCCAGGGACGGTGATCGATCCGGGCCGGTCGTGGGCGATCCAGGCATCGGGGCGGAAGTCCACCGCCTCGCCCCGATGCAGGGGCTGCAGAACGTTCTCGACGAGTGCGGCGCCCCAGTCGAAGCAGGCATGGTTCCAGGCGATGTCGTCGGTGTGCACGATGGCGGAGTGGGGCACCACCTTGCCCAGCCGCTCGGCAAGGGTCGTCTTTCCGGCTCCACCCCGCCCGTCGATCGCGATCACCCGCGGACGTCCACTGACGTCGGGGGAGACAGCGCACAGCTGTCGGACGGCGTCGAGGACGGTCACCACCCGCCAGCCGACCGCCTCGGGCTCACCTGGATGTAAACGCATCGACAACCCGTCTCGGAAGGCAAGGACAAGGGGTCCGGTGCCCGGACGGTTCACCGGTCGCCCGGACGTATCGATCTCCTGGCCGAAAGGTTACGTCCGTGCCGACGACAAAGCTCGGTCCGATTCACCGGCTCCCGCGTCGGCCGCGCTGTCGGCCGCACCCGCCCCGCAGGTGCCTCGACTGCCGTCGGCGACGCAGCGCCAGGCATCGCCTCCGCCGCCTGCCCGCTCCCGCCGGCCACAGCCTTCCAGCAGTACCACGAAGCACACGAACCGCACGAACCACCTTGTTCCCGCCGACGACACCAAGGACAGTGGCCATGGAAAACCAGAGCCTCGACCAAGTCGCTCAGTTCTGCTGAAGATCGGCGGCAACCTTCTCGTCTCCGGCGACCACTGAGCAACGCCACACCGACACGCTCTTCCGAACGGATGACCATGCACGAAACAAGGCAGGCAGCCCGGCGTCACAAGCGCAGACGCAGGCTGATGACGGGCGGTGCCGCGGCGCTGGCGGCCACGGGGCTTCTCGTCTGCGTGGTCATGGCACTGCAGCCCGACCGCAAGGCCGAGACCAAGCGCACCACGGCCACCCCGGTCGCCGGCTCCCAAAAGACCCTCCCGCCGGCACCCCCGAGCAAGAAGCCGCCCAAGGCATCCCCGTCCGCGTCGTCTCCGACCGCCACGGCCGGCTCGGCCAAGCCGAAGGCGCGGGCTTCGGCCACCAGTTCCCCGCGGACGACTCCCGCCACGACATCCCTGGCCGGACGGATACGACCGAACGTCACCTACCAAGGGGTCGCCACCCTCTACGACGCCGGGACTGGCGACGGCGCCTGCTCGTACGGCCCGAGCGACGACCTCATGATCGCGGCCATGAACACCACCGACTACCAGACGTCCAAGGCCTGCGGCGCACACGTGCTCGTCCGCGCCGCCAACGGCGCCTCCGTCACGGTCCGGATCACCAACGAATGCCCGTCGCCCTGCGCACCCGGACAACTCGACCTCAGCGAACAGGCCTTCGCCAAACTGGCCACTCCCTCGACCGGCAGGATCGCGATCACCTGGAGCCTGTTGAGCCCCAGCACGTCCGACACGATCTCCATCCGCTACAAGACCGGATCCAGCCCCTACTGGTGCGCCATACAGGCGATCGGCCATCGCAATCCGCTCGCGCGCCTGGAGGTCCGCACCGGCAGCGGCTGGCGCCAGCTGACGCGCACCGACTACAACTACTTCCTCGCTGCCGACGGCGGTGGATGTGGCGGCACGATCAGGATCACCGACATCTACGGAGAGCAACTCACCGTCAACGGGATCGCACTGCGGGCGGAAGCCGTGCAGCCCACACGCGTCCAGTTCGCACGCCACTGACTCCGCCGCCCGCCCTGCCGCCCACCGCCTCCCTCCCCCGCCACTAGAAAACTTTGACTAGAGCGGGTTCGGGGGCATACGGTCGAGGTCCGATCGCACCGCTACGCGCAGGCGGACCGGGCACACGGAAGCCTGAGAACAGTGGGAGAGCTGTTGCCGGAAACCTTGACGGAGACGACGTACGCGAATGAGACGACGGTGCCCCTGCTGCCGTGCTCGACGGTGGAGGGGACGCTGGAGTTCTACCAGGCCCTCGGTTTCGAGGTGACTTACCAGCAGACGAAGCCGTACCTCTACCTCGCTCTGCGCTGGAGCGGCTTCGAGGTGCATTTCGGCAAACCGCCCCAGGGATACAACCCGAGCCGGAACGACGGTGGCGGCTGCCTGGTCATGGTCGACACGGTCGCGCCGTACCACGCCGCGTTCACCCAGGCCATGCGGACCGCCTACGGCAAGGTGCTGGCGGCCGGGTATCCACGCATCACGCGTTTCCGCCCCGGGCAGACCCGATTCACCCTCCTCGACCCGTCCGGCAACTCACTGATCTTCATCCAGCGGGACGAACCCGCGGAGCTGGAGTACGGCGGCTCCAAGAAGCTGCACGGCCTGGAGAAGGCTCTCGACAACGCCCGGGTCTTCCGCGAGTTCAAGAACGACGACCGTGCCGCTTTCCGGGCGGTCACATCGGCACTGCGCAGGCACGGGCCAAAGGCTCAGGCCGTCGACCGGGCGCTGGCGCTCGCGACACTCATCGAGCTCGCGACCGCATTGGACGAGCAGGACGAGATCGATGTGCGGACCCGGGAGCTGTCGCTGATCCAGCTCACCGCGTCGGAACGTCAGCGAGTGGAGAGCGAACTGCGCAACGCCGAACACCTCGAGGAATGGCTGACGCCGGAGCCGGCGGCCTCCGACAGCGTGTCCGAATCCTGAAGCGCCGACGAGGTCACGCGGTGACGCCGCGTCGGCGGTGGCACACCCCGGCCCACCGCACATCCATGCGGCGGGCCGGGGTCGGTGCGGGTGCGATCAGGTCCAGCGGTTGGAGCAGCCGGACGTCCAGCGGTGGGAGCTGATGGCGTTCGAGGCGCGCACCCCGTTGCTGAAGGTGTTGTCCCTCAGGTCGTCGACGTACAGCTCCCCGCGCGCCAGACAGCCCGTGCCGCCTCGCGAGTTCGTGAGGTCGTAGAACTGGACGTTGTTGACGCCGCCCGAGTACGTACCGGTGTTCAGCACGGACCAGGCGAAGTTGTCGTCCGCGGAGGTGAAGGGCCCGGTGTTGTCACCCCAGTTGGCATCGTTGCCCGAGGCCGTGCCGAGCAGGCTGCTGCAGTCGGTGAGGAGGTAGGCACGCATGTTGCCGTCCTCCCGGTGAGCGTTGTACTGGGCGTCGCAGTTGGGTCCCTGGGCGCCGGCCGAGTCGGCCTGGGCCGTGGCCGGGAGTGCGGTGCCAAGGGCGACGGCCAGTCCGACCGCTGCCAGGGCAGCACGAATCTTCCGCATGACTTCTCCTTGATTGTGCGATTGATACGGATGGACAGTCGGTCAGTTCGAGGACGAGCTGCTCCGGTTGGCCGCCGCCAGAGCTGCCCACTGCATCCGGGCGCTGGTGGAGATCTCCTTGGAGTAGCGCCTGCGCACCGGGGCTCCGTACTCGCGGTCCAGCTTCTCCAGCGTCCTGGCCAGTGCGGATCTCCGAGCACAGGTGCTCTCCGCCACGGCCAGTTCCACCTCGGCGGCGTGCTTCTCGGCGCCGCTCAGCCCTTCGGTGCGCTTCGGCAGATCGGCCTGTACTGCTTCGGGGTCGGCGTACGCACGCCCGGTGGTGCGGCGCATGCAGTCGGACCACACCCCGAGCGCGGTGGTGAAGCGCTTGTCGCGTACGAGCTTCGGCACGTACAGCGCTGTGAGGTTGGTGGCGATCTTGTTGGCGTGGAAGTAGGTCCCGGGGTCGCCGTACAGCTTCTTGCGGGCCTCGTGCTCGCAGCCGCCGACCGCGCTGCGGATGGAGCCGCCGGCCGGCAGCCGAACGGAGCGGACCGGGGTGTCCGGGCCGCCGCTGAGGGCGGTGAGGTATCGGGTGCGTTCCGCACGGGACAGGCGGTTGCGGTAGGCGAGGTTGGGGTCGCGCTTCTTGAGAGTGAAGAACTTCCGCTGGATCAGTCCGCCGTACCCGTGTTCGCGCGCCCAGGAGACGTCGTTGAGCACGAACGGGTGCGCAAAGGCGCGCAGTTCCCGCGGGCTGAGCGGCGCGAGAACCCAGTAGCGGAAGCCGGCTTGTGTCATGCACTGTCTGATGAGCCGCTGTTCAGCCTGCTCGACACGACTTCGTTCGGCGTCGGTCAGTTCACGTGCCGGGCCGACGGACGAGGACCCGGCCACCGGTCGGCCGGAGTCGGCGGCCGGACCCACGACCGTCGTGCCGACGGCGATGGCCCCGGCCAGTGCGGCCGCTGTGACGGTGGCGATGCTGATGACGCTTGCTCGCAACGGTGTTCCCCCTGGCCCGTGGTGTGCCGACCCGCGCTGTGATGCCCCGTCAGGCTGTCAGCGCGGGTGCCGGGCCGCCACACGGTGAAGTTGTGGCTTAAGCGTCGCGACGATCAGGCTGGTCGGTGCGGCGTTGCCCCGGCACGCTCTTCAGGAGGGCCAGCCCGGCGGGAGTGATGGTGTGCAGCACGAGCTTGCCGCGACGCACGCTCAACAGCAGACCGGCCTCGCGCAGGACGGCGGTGTGCTGGCTGGCGGCGGGCCTTGAGATGCCGCACCGTCCGGCCAGCTCGCTCGTGGTGCGGCCGGTCACGACGGCTTCCAGCATGGCGGCGCGTGTCCGCCCGATGAGGGCGCCGAGCGACTCGGGGGAACCTGCGGGAGCAGGCTCTCCGAGCGCGTGCTGCAGGGGGTAGGCGAGTGTCGGCGTCAGATCGCTGTCGGCAAGTGTGACGGGGGTGCGGAAGCAGAAGAAGGTCGGTTGCAGCTGTAGCCCGCGACCGCCGAGACGGATCTCCCGCTCGACCGGGTAGTCGGCTTCCAATACGGGTGACTGCCAACGGAGTACGGGTTTGAAGCCCGACAACAGCCCCTCCGCGCCGCCCTCCATCATGGCCCGGGCCCGCAGCGCGAGGTCCGCCTCCACATGAGCCCGCAGGTGCGCCCACACCGGCACGAGGGCGTGCCGGTGGTACGCACGCAGGGCGGCACCGAGTCCGCGCAGCGCCCCGGTCTTCCCCTCGGCCAACGCGCGGGCCCCGGCGGGGAGTGGCCTCTGCCGTTCGGCGGCAAGTGTGGACAGGTCCGTTCTCAGGCGGTCGCGGGAGGTGCCGAGTACGGTGTCGAGCGCGCTCTCGAACTCGGAGACCCCGCGGAGATCGGGGGTGAGGAAGTCGGGTGAGTAGCCGCGCGGAGGCAGCAGCACGGCCAGCGGCGCGCAGGCCGGAGGCAGCCCCACGCGCACCTGGCGCCGCCATGCGGCGAGCCCGGGGACACCGCGGGCTCCGGCAGCCAGACTCTGGAAGCTGTTGGTGAGCTCCCACAAGGGGTCGGGCCCCGTCGCAACACGCACCCGGGCAAGATCGTCACTGGTGAAGTGCACCCGCAGCATGAGATCTCCGATGGTGGTCGGTCATCGGTCTTCGTGCCCCGCCACAGTGGCTGGAGCGCCCAGGTGTGAACAAGGCGCCATTCGGTCACTGTGCGCCCAAAGGGAGATGAGTCCGGTGATGGGATCTGGTGCACTGCCGAGCGCCGGCTGCGGCTATGAAACGGCTCGCTCCTGGGGGACCGTGAGCACGATCTTGCCTTGGACATGCCCTCGGGCGGCGCGTTCGTGCGCTGCCCGGGCGTCCGCGAGCGGAAACGTACTGTCTATCGCGACGCGAACCGTGCCCGCGTCGAGCAGGCGCCCCAGTTCGGCCAGCTGCGCGCCGTTCGAGCGGACCTGAGCACTCGACACCGTGACGCCGAGCTTCGCGGTCTCTTCCGCGTCGAATTCCCCGGGGAGCACGGGGAACTGGGCACCGCCGCGCTTGAGCGTGCGCAGGAAGCGCCGGCTGTCCGGGCCGCCGACAGTGTCGAGAACGAGGTCGACGTCACGCACGAGCTCTTCGGGACGACTCCTGGTGTAGTCGATGAACCGGTCGGCGCCGAGCTCGCGCAAGAACGGTTCATGTGCGCCTGATGCCACCGCGATGACACGTGCGCCCTTCCGTTTCGCCAGCTGCAGCGCGAGGTGCCCCACGCCGCCGGCGGCGCCGTTGACCAGCACCGTCGTGTCGGCGTCGAGTGCCGTCGGGCGATGCCGCGCCTCCTGGAAGGGCGAAGGGTGATCGTGCCCGACCTCGTAGAGGAACTGCCAGGCCGTCAGTCCGGCCATGGGCGCTCCAGCTGCGTGCGCGTGGTCGATGCCGGCCGGCTTGCGTGCGAGGTCCGACGCGGGCGCGGCCACGTACTCGGCGTATGCGCTGCCGTCGAAGCTGGGAAAACGCAGAAGACCGAACACTTCGTCACCGACGTCGAGACGGTCCACGTCCGCAGCGACGGCCTCGACGACACCCGACACATCCGTCCCGGGAATCACCGGAAGGCCGACCGTCGACTCCGTCTCCCCCGGCATCCTCGTCAGCCCACCGCGCAGGTACCGGTCCGGAGGATTGACACCCACCGCGTGCACGCGAACGAGCACCTCACCCGGCCCCGGTTCGGGGATCGGCACCTCGTCGTATCGCAGAACCTCGGGGCCGCCGTGCTCATGGAGCCGGATCGCTCTCATCGTGTGTGTCGGCATCGTTCTCTCCTGCCCGCATCGCGGGATAGCCTTATTCGGATCAGCGCTCCACATAAGTGGTTCACTGATCCGAATATATGGACCACTGATCCGGACAGTCAAGAGGGGCAGATGCGGGCCGACGCCAGGAAGAACCGCGACCACGTGCTCGCCGTCGCGGGCACCGCCATCACCGAAGAGGGCGTCGACGTATCACTGCGCGACATCGCGCGCAGGGCCGAGGTCGGGCTCGCGACGCTGCTGCGCCATTTCCCCACGCGTGAGGCGCTGCTCGAGGCCCTGCTCCACACGAGCTTCGGTGAACTCACGGCGCGGGCGGGCGAACTCGAGACGTCGTACTCGCCCGAGGACGCCCTAGTTTCGTGGCTGCGCGACTGTGTCGCGTGGACAACCGAGTACCGGGGCGTGACCGTGCTGATGGCGGCCGCCATCGATGACACCGAGTCCGCGCTCCATGCTTCGTGCGTCACCCTGCGCGCAGCCGGTGCGCGACTCCTCGCCCGTGCCCAGGCCGTGGGCGCGGCGCGGAGCGACATCGACGGCACAGATCTGTTCGCGCTGATCGCGGCGCTGGCGTGGCTCGGCGACCAACCCTCGCTGGCCCCCCGCGCAGACCATCTCTTCAACGTCGTCGCGAGCGCGATCCTGACGAACCCGGCAAGCACCGATCCCGCGGGAACGCGACCCTCGGTCCCCTGACTGAGGGCATCGCATACGTGAACCGATGACCTCGGTTGCCTGACTCCCCCAGCGGTGAACTCCGGGCACGACCGGCCACCCTGCCCGGGGGCCGTTCTCCGGAGAGCCCCCGGGCAGCTCTCGCAATGCGAGCCGGAACTCCCGACGGCCGCCGACCGAGCGCAGGTTCACCGTCACCGACCGCTCCCGGGCGATCCTCCGGGACTGCTTCGGTCGGTGGGTCTGGTTTCGGGAGAGGGACGGCGGTTGCCGTGCCAGTCCAGTATCAGGACCGTGGCGTCGTCGCTGAGGGTGCCGCGGCAGGCGTCGAGCACCGCGGCGGTCAGGCCCCGGACGGCTTCGCGGGGATGCAGCGCGCCGGTCTCGTGAATGATGGAGGCGAGGTCGACGTCGGCGGCGGCGCGTTCCTGCATGCCGTCGGTGAGCAGGATCAGGCGGTCGTCGGGGCGCAGTTGCAGCTCCTGCAGGCGGTAGGTGGTGGGCGCCGCCACGCCGAAGGGCAGGTTCGCGGTGAGGCTGATCTCTTCGACGGTGCCGTTGCGCAGTCGTAGGGGCCGGGGGTGGCCGGCGTTGACGAGTTCGCACAGGCCGGTGTCGAGGTCGACGCACAGCAGCTGTCCGGTGGCCAGGCCGCGGTTGTGGTCCAGCAGTGCCTGGTGGGCGTGGCGGGCCTGTCTGAGGGCGTCACAGCCGCTGCGGCGGGAGCGCCGCAGGGCGCCGACCAGCAGGGTGGCCAGCAGTGCGGAGTTCGTGTCGTGGCCCATGGCGTCGGTGATGGACAGGTGCAGGGTGTCGCGGTCGAGGGTGTAGTCGTAGGTGTCGCCCCCGATGTCGTCGGCCGGTACCAGCCCGGCGGCGAGGGTGAACTGGGGCGCCTCGCAGCAGGGGGCCGAGGGCAGCAGCTGGTGCTGGATCTCCGCGGCCAGGCTCGTCTCGGTGGTGCGCCGGCCGAGGTGGTACAGGTCGGTGAAGCGGCGGTCCGTGACGATGATGTAGGCCAGCGCGTGGGCCGCGTCACGGACCTGCCGCAGCACGGTCTCGTCCGCGGCCTGCAAGGTCACCTCCAGTACGCCGATGCAGTCCCCGCGGTTGCTGACCGGCGTGATCACGCGCAGCCCGCCCTCGCCGTCCGCCTCCACACGCTGGCGCTGACTCCGCAGAACGCTGTCGTAGACGCTGTTCCGGAGGTCGACCGGTTCGGCGTGGTCGGCGGCGTCACCACCGGTCGCCGCAAGCCGTACCATCCGCTGGCCGATGAGGTCGAGGAACAGGAACGACACTTGCTCGGCACCGAACCGCTTCTGCAGGTCGTGTGCCACCACATCGACGGACTCCCCGGGCGGAGCCGCCTCCGCGGCGGTCAGCAACTCCCCCAGCTCCAGGTCTCCACTCTCCACGACAACCTCCTTACGGTTGCCGCACCTACTTCCCCAAGTCCCCGCAACATCACCTGTCGAGCTCATTTTGGCAGGTCAGGAGAGTGGACCGAGGCGTACGGGACGTTCATCGAGGTGTCTGGACGCCCGGAACCGGGGAAGGTCCTCCTCCTCGACGAGGACGACCGGGGCCTGCTCGCGGCGCCGTCGGCGCACCCCGTCGTGGCGTGCGATTCAGTCGGCCCCTGAGCGTTTGCGCGCTCGAGCGGTATGGCCGACGGCCGGGCGGGTCATCGAGGGTTCTCCTCGGGTTTCCGCCCCCAGACGGTGAGCATGCCTGCCGACAGAGCAGCGCACTCGTCGGAGTCCAGATACCGGACCGCGGCGTCGACGGCCGTGTCGTCGACCATGCCGGTGGCGAGCATCGCTGCCCTGCTCCGCTCCCACGTGTCCGCCCAGAAGCGGCTGATGGGACTGCCCGGCGACAAGGGGGGCACATGGATCTCGGCAGCGACGGACGCGAGTCCCGCCGCACGCAGCAGATGCGGGTACGACGGCACCCAGGAGACATCGGTGCCGATGGTGGCCCCCAGCCCCTGCCACATCGCCCGCATCGCCACGCTGTACGGCGTGCCGGGCTTCCGGTCGTTCGTCAGGTCGACCGCGTCGCTGAGGACCAGCACGCCGCCGGGCTCGACGAGTTCGGCGAGTTGCCCGATCAGTCGGGCGTGTTCAGGGAGGTGCATCAGTACGAAGCGCGCGTGCACGAGCCGGAACCGGCCGGGCACGACCTCCGGGTCGGTGATGTCGGCCTCCAGTACGTCGAGCCCGGGTACAGCCCGCTCCACGAGGAAGCGGACGTCACGGTCCACCGCGAGCACGCTCGCCACCCCTGCCTCGTCCAGCAGCCTGCGGGAGACCGTGCCGGTACCGGCACCCACGTCGAGACAGTGCCACCCCGGGCCCGCCCCGAGTGCCCGCAGCCGCTTCATGGTGATGTCGTCGTAGGCGAGGGCTCCGAAGTCGATGCGCTCACCCTCGCCTGTCTGTTCCGGACGGAAGACGGTCTCGCCGTAGCGGCCGCCGCCCGGCGCGTCCCCGCGCGGAGCGGCGCTCACGTCGCGCTCGGCGCAACGCCGAGGGTGTCGTCCCGGACCGGTTCCAGCACCCGGTCGACGAGGGACAGGAGCAGCGGGTCGTCAAGCTGAATCAAGGCCGTACCTCTTCACACGGTGGGGCGGTTCCCGGCAGCCCGTGCCAGGGCCGCCGCCCCGCCGATCCTCCACCGACGACCGCCCGCACAGCCGAGGCGCGCCGCACCTGACCCGATCGGGCGGACGGTCGGGGATCTCCGGGTCCTCATTTCTGCTGCGTCATCTCGGTGTCCAGGGGAAGTACCAGGCGGCGCCCGCGGAAGCGCTCGCGCAGCAGCCGGTCGTGCGTCACCACGACGAGCGTGCCGGTGTAGTGGGCCAGTGCTGCCTCGATCTCTTCCACCAGGGCGGGAGCCAGGTGGTTGGTCGGCTCGTCGAGCAGGAGCAGATCGAGTGGGCCGGCCGTCACGAGCCGGGCCAGTTCGAGCTTGCGGCGCTGCCCGACGGACAGGTTGCGTACGGGAACAGTGAGGTCGGCGGTGTGGAACAGGCCGAGCGCGAGAAGGGTGTCCGCGTGCTCGTCGGGCTGCCCCGCCCGGCCGGCCGCGAATGCCGCGAGCAGCGTCCGGGCGTCGAAGGCGTCATCGGGCGCGCTTTGCTGCCGTAGGAATCCGACCCGGTGTGGTTGGCGCACGGCACCGGCGTCAGGTGTCAGTTCCCCCGCCAGCAGGTGGAGAAGGGTGCTTTTGCCGGCGCCGTTGGGGCCGGTGACAAGGAGTCGGTCCCCAGCGGCGAGTTCCAGTGACGGAACGTACAACCGCCCTTCGACCAGGGCGTCTTCCAGGTGAACTGCCGTTGACGCCTCCTCGGCGTTCGGTGTGCCCTCGACGCGGCCTGTGAACCGCAGTGGCTGCGGAGGCGGCGGCACGGGGTGCTCCCTGAGCCGTTGCAGCCGTTCGCGTGCGTTCCGGATGCGGCTTTGTGCGCCGTGCGACCGCGAGCGGGCCCGGAAGGCTCCGGCGCCGCTGAACGCCCACGGACCTTTGCGGGGGATCTCGGCCAGCAGTCCGATACCGGCGGCGGCGAGGTGTTCCTGTCGGGTGACCTCGTTGCGCCATTGCTCGTGGTTCCACACCCACCGGGCCCGGGCCGCCGCCTTGGCGGCGAGGAAGCCGTCGTAGCCGTTGCCGTAGCGCCGTATCGTGCGCCGGTCGTGATCCACCTCCAGGACGGTGCCGGTGACGCGCTCCAGGAACGCCCGGTCGTGCGTGGCCACGACGACCGTGCCCCGATGACGGCGCAGGCGTCCTTCGAGCCAGGCCACGGCCTCGTCGTCCAGATCGTTCGTCGGCTCGTCGAGCAGCAGCAGTTCCGGGGCGAGGGCCAGGGCCGCGGCGAGCGCGAGCCGGGAGCGCTGGCCTCCGGAGAGGGTACCGAGCGCACGCTCCCGGTCCAGTGGCGCGCGCTCGCCGAGTCGGC of the Streptomyces aurantiacus genome contains:
- a CDS encoding uridine kinase family protein; amino-acid sequence: MRLHPGEPEAVGWRVVTVLDAVRQLCAVSPDVSGRPRVIAIDGRGGAGKTTLAERLGKVVPHSAIVHTDDIAWNHACFDWGAALVENVLQPLHRGEAVDFRPDAWIAHDRPGSITVPGGADIVWIEGTGVIREELAPWWDASVWMQGDLAEQERLLTVRDGDRPEQREHVANWLLEELPFMLREQPWARADMIVAGPPRIDHDPDSELVVAPPTRP
- a CDS encoding expansin EXLX1 family cellulose-binding protein yields the protein MTMHETRQAARRHKRRRRLMTGGAAALAATGLLVCVVMALQPDRKAETKRTTATPVAGSQKTLPPAPPSKKPPKASPSASSPTATAGSAKPKARASATSSPRTTPATTSLAGRIRPNVTYQGVATLYDAGTGDGACSYGPSDDLMIAAMNTTDYQTSKACGAHVLVRAANGASVTVRITNECPSPCAPGQLDLSEQAFAKLATPSTGRIAITWSLLSPSTSDTISIRYKTGSSPYWCAIQAIGHRNPLARLEVRTGSGWRQLTRTDYNYFLAADGGGCGGTIRITDIYGEQLTVNGIALRAEAVQPTRVQFARH
- a CDS encoding glyoxalase, producing MPETLTETTYANETTVPLLPCSTVEGTLEFYQALGFEVTYQQTKPYLYLALRWSGFEVHFGKPPQGYNPSRNDGGGCLVMVDTVAPYHAAFTQAMRTAYGKVLAAGYPRITRFRPGQTRFTLLDPSGNSLIFIQRDEPAELEYGGSKKLHGLEKALDNARVFREFKNDDRAAFRAVTSALRRHGPKAQAVDRALALATLIELATALDEQDEIDVRTRELSLIQLTASERQRVESELRNAEHLEEWLTPEPAASDSVSES
- a CDS encoding ArsR/SmtB family transcription factor translates to MLRVHFTSDDLARVRVATGPDPLWELTNSFQSLAAGARGVPGLAAWRRQVRVGLPPACAPLAVLLPPRGYSPDFLTPDLRGVSEFESALDTVLGTSRDRLRTDLSTLAAERQRPLPAGARALAEGKTGALRGLGAALRAYHRHALVPVWAHLRAHVEADLALRARAMMEGGAEGLLSGFKPVLRWQSPVLEADYPVEREIRLGGRGLQLQPTFFCFRTPVTLADSDLTPTLAYPLQHALGEPAPAGSPESLGALIGRTRAAMLEAVVTGRTTSELAGRCGISRPAASQHTAVLREAGLLLSVRRGKLVLHTITPAGLALLKSVPGQRRTDQPDRRDA
- a CDS encoding NADP-dependent oxidoreductase; translated protein: MPTHTMRAIRLHEHGGPEVLRYDEVPIPEPGPGEVLVRVHAVGVNPPDRYLRGGLTRMPGETESTVGLPVIPGTDVSGVVEAVAADVDRLDVGDEVFGLLRFPSFDGSAYAEYVAAPASDLARKPAGIDHAHAAGAPMAGLTAWQFLYEVGHDHPSPFQEARHRPTALDADTTVLVNGAAGGVGHLALQLAKRKGARVIAVASGAHEPFLRELGADRFIDYTRSRPEELVRDVDLVLDTVGGPDSRRFLRTLKRGGAQFPVLPGEFDAEETAKLGVTVSSAQVRSNGAQLAELGRLLDAGTVRVAIDSTFPLADARAAHERAARGHVQGKIVLTVPQERAVS
- a CDS encoding TetR/AcrR family transcriptional regulator; protein product: MRADARKNRDHVLAVAGTAITEEGVDVSLRDIARRAEVGLATLLRHFPTREALLEALLHTSFGELTARAGELETSYSPEDALVSWLRDCVAWTTEYRGVTVLMAAAIDDTESALHASCVTLRAAGARLLARAQAVGAARSDIDGTDLFALIAALAWLGDQPSLAPRADHLFNVVASAILTNPASTDPAGTRPSVP
- a CDS encoding PP2C family protein-serine/threonine phosphatase, with protein sequence MESGDLELGELLTAAEAAPPGESVDVVAHDLQKRFGAEQVSFLFLDLIGQRMVRLAATGGDAADHAEPVDLRNSVYDSVLRSQRQRVEADGEGGLRVITPVSNRGDCIGVLEVTLQAADETVLRQVRDAAHALAYIIVTDRRFTDLYHLGRRTTETSLAAEIQHQLLPSAPCCEAPQFTLAAGLVPADDIGGDTYDYTLDRDTLHLSITDAMGHDTNSALLATLLVGALRRSRRSGCDALRQARHAHQALLDHNRGLATGQLLCVDLDTGLCELVNAGHPRPLRLRNGTVEEISLTANLPFGVAAPTTYRLQELQLRPDDRLILLTDGMQERAAADVDLASIIHETGALHPREAVRGLTAAVLDACRGTLSDDATVLILDWHGNRRPSPETRPTDRSSPGGSPGSGR
- a CDS encoding class I SAM-dependent methyltransferase, yielding MSAAPRGDAPGGGRYGETVFRPEQTGEGERIDFGALAYDDITMKRLRALGAGPGWHCLDVGAGTGTVSRRLLDEAGVASVLAVDRDVRFLVERAVPGLDVLEADITDPEVVPGRFRLVHARFVLMHLPEHARLIGQLAELVEPGGVLVLSDAVDLTNDRKPGTPYSVAMRAMWQGLGATIGTDVSWVPSYPHLLRAAGLASVAAEIHVPPLSPGSPISRFWADTWERSRAAMLATGMVDDTAVDAAVRYLDSDECAALSAGMLTVWGRKPEENPR
- a CDS encoding ABC-F family ATP-binding cassette domain-containing protein; translated protein: MHCASVDTTLTASPPTTSQIALAEVTKRYGDRLVLDRVSFTIRPGERVGIVGDNGSGKSTLLRLLAGQEPVDNGGLTVIAPGGTGHLRQTLDLPGSARVGDAVDHVLGELRALEHGIRVAETTLGTAGPAELAGYAALVAEFDARGGHGADRRVEVGLRRLGERAPLDRERALGTLSGGQRSRLALAAALALAPELLLLDEPTNDLDDEAVAWLEGRLRRHRGTVVVATHDRAFLERVTGTVLEVDHDRRTIRRYGNGYDGFLAAKAAARARWVWNHEQWRNEVTRQEHLAAAGIGLLAEIPRKGPWAFSGAGAFRARSRSHGAQSRIRNARERLQRLREHPVPPPPQPLRFTGRVEGTPNAEEASTAVHLEDALVEGRLYVPSLELAAGDRLLVTGPNGAGKSTLLHLLAGELTPDAGAVRQPHRVGFLRQQSAPDDAFDARTLLAAFAAGRAGQPDEHADTLLALGLFHTADLTVPVRNLSVGQRRKLELARLVTAGPLDLLLLDEPTNHLAPALVEEIEAALAHYTGTLVVVTHDRLLRERFRGRRLVLPLDTEMTQQK